One Myxococcus guangdongensis DNA segment encodes these proteins:
- a CDS encoding c-type cytochrome yields MVALLVAVSGCREKDAAPKPPPPAAAEAKPAAPAAPKPVSAEAALVERGRYLGESVLGCVDCHTQRDTGRFGGPLSGPVLAGACFGPEWDLPGTLCAPNITSDAEHGVGKWTDAQLLRTLREGYGQADRTLFPMMPYMEWRATLSDGDAKAVVAWLRTVPAVARATPPSKLAPEVLADIQDLAGPLPGPVAEPAQDDVSRGRYLATIAQCAFCHSSADEEPKPFAGGRAAPTPLGEEPVPSLLPDGPILKGLSEDAFIARFTAFKDLAPAPSKKGQVNKLSMPWRAFASMKEDDLRAVYRFLKTQGAATQRARGP; encoded by the coding sequence ATGGTGGCGCTGCTCGTCGCCGTGAGCGGCTGTCGTGAGAAGGACGCGGCCCCCAAGCCGCCACCGCCCGCCGCCGCCGAGGCGAAGCCCGCCGCGCCTGCCGCACCCAAGCCCGTGTCCGCCGAGGCCGCGCTCGTGGAGCGGGGCCGCTACCTGGGTGAGTCGGTGCTCGGCTGCGTGGACTGTCACACCCAGCGAGACACGGGCCGCTTCGGTGGGCCCTTGTCGGGGCCGGTCCTGGCGGGCGCGTGCTTCGGCCCGGAGTGGGACCTCCCCGGCACGCTGTGCGCGCCCAACATCACCTCCGACGCGGAGCACGGCGTGGGCAAGTGGACCGACGCCCAGCTGCTGCGCACCCTGCGCGAGGGCTACGGCCAGGCAGATCGCACGCTGTTTCCGATGATGCCGTACATGGAGTGGCGCGCCACCCTGTCCGACGGTGACGCCAAGGCCGTCGTCGCGTGGCTGCGCACCGTGCCCGCCGTGGCCCGCGCCACGCCTCCTTCCAAGCTCGCGCCCGAGGTGCTCGCGGACATCCAGGACCTGGCGGGCCCGCTGCCCGGACCGGTGGCCGAGCCCGCCCAGGACGACGTGTCCCGGGGCCGCTACCTGGCCACCATCGCCCAGTGCGCCTTCTGCCACTCGAGCGCGGACGAGGAGCCGAAGCCCTTCGCCGGAGGCCGCGCCGCCCCCACGCCCCTGGGCGAGGAGCCCGTGCCGTCGCTGCTCCCCGATGGGCCCATCCTCAAGGGCCTGAGCGAGGACGCCTTCATCGCCCGCTTCACCGCCTTCAAGGACCTGGCCCCGGCGCCCAGCAAGAAGGGCCAGGTCAACAAGCTGTCCATGCCCTGGCGCGCGTTCGCCTCCATGAAGGAAGACGACCTTCGCGCCGTGTACCGCTTCCTCAAGACGCAGGGCGCGGCAACGCAGCGCGCCAGAGGCCCGTGA
- a CDS encoding aromatic ring-hydroxylating oxygenase subunit alpha, with translation MSTAGEVRSYRDTFVPYWHPVAYAHELREGPLAARLLETELVLWRTTSGVAATQRYCAHRGADLSAGTVTPQGLRCAFHGWTYAQSGSCVRIPSQPQTPVPERARVNSYLAAERHGLIWVCLSPAPAAPLPEWPELADSATVATVPLPRLDWETSAGRMVEIVLDVAHLSFVHEGTFGNPDQPEVPAYDVERLPDGLRAQIVYPALAPAVGSAPPRVDRTTLTYEVTFPFTARLTFKPTLFYPHTVYAVASPWSEEKMQCFYFASYHPRIRNFAELFVKSESAILEQDRRVAEGQRPRAHPLDFSGEVPVKADRLPIEYRRAVAALRLGRPPDAPSLDSP, from the coding sequence ATGAGCACGGCTGGCGAGGTCCGCTCGTACCGGGACACCTTCGTCCCGTACTGGCATCCGGTGGCGTACGCCCATGAGCTCCGGGAAGGCCCGCTGGCCGCCCGGCTCCTGGAGACGGAGCTGGTCCTCTGGCGCACCACCTCCGGTGTCGCGGCCACCCAGCGCTACTGCGCGCACCGTGGAGCCGACCTCTCCGCTGGGACTGTCACACCCCAGGGACTTCGCTGTGCGTTCCATGGATGGACATACGCCCAGAGTGGCTCGTGTGTCCGCATTCCCTCTCAACCCCAGACGCCCGTGCCGGAGCGGGCCCGGGTGAACAGCTACCTTGCCGCGGAGCGGCATGGGCTCATCTGGGTCTGTCTTTCACCCGCGCCGGCGGCGCCGCTGCCCGAGTGGCCGGAGCTGGCCGACAGCGCGACGGTGGCCACGGTGCCGCTGCCCCGATTGGACTGGGAGACGTCCGCCGGACGCATGGTGGAAATCGTCCTGGACGTGGCTCACCTATCGTTCGTTCATGAGGGCACGTTCGGCAATCCGGACCAGCCGGAGGTGCCGGCCTATGACGTGGAGAGGCTCCCGGATGGGCTGCGCGCGCAGATTGTCTATCCCGCGCTGGCACCCGCGGTGGGCAGCGCTCCACCCCGGGTGGACCGCACCACGCTCACGTATGAGGTGACGTTCCCGTTCACCGCGCGGCTCACCTTCAAGCCCACGCTCTTCTATCCACACACCGTCTACGCGGTGGCCTCGCCCTGGTCCGAGGAGAAGATGCAGTGCTTCTACTTCGCCTCGTACCACCCGCGGATCCGCAACTTCGCGGAGCTGTTCGTGAAGTCGGAGTCGGCCATCCTGGAGCAGGACCGCCGCGTGGCGGAGGGACAGCGCCCGCGCGCGCACCCGCTGGACTTCTCGGGGGAGGTCCCCGTGAAGGCGGACCGGCTCCCCATCGAATACCGCCGGGCCGTCGCGGCCCTGCGCCTGGGCCGTCCTCCGGACGCGCCCTCATTGGACTCTCCATAA
- a CDS encoding Xan family putative trans-acting RiPP leader peptide, with translation MASEEAVQSPSETAANAVSTPNPAEAPEAVSAAPEKLDEIEEIDFLLEEIESKIAPLALA, from the coding sequence ATGGCGTCGGAAGAGGCGGTTCAGTCCCCATCCGAAACGGCTGCGAATGCGGTATCCACTCCGAATCCGGCCGAGGCGCCCGAGGCGGTGTCGGCGGCTCCCGAGAAGCTCGACGAGATAGAGGAAATCGATTTCCTCCTCGAGGAGATTGAAAGCAAGATCGCCCCGCTCGCCCTGGCATGA